A window of Planctomycetota bacterium contains these coding sequences:
- a CDS encoding (p)ppGpp synthetase, translating into MATAESASSSDAGGSGLLGANRWTMTGNELVDARVCKRVQVVVQGEAAAVHPHPIPWIMIPSKSAIDRAGRALAKGSFASDEDRAQHEAVLDAYRQAHLEPLTSTTLQLQSWMNGFGGQYYIAQRLKRKPQIIRKLQRLPGRLVQLQDVAGARIVVKTNKDVDRLASHLRQSVAQQTRLTIDAINDYRTSGREDSGYRALHIVFLADQRSVELQLRSEAQHYWAEQIERTSVIYGHHLKELEGDRSVLDYFQVLSDVFHDLESGREPSITRKIELDDARSAAEAVIRRSDRRQVFDSAVSEGVVKAMIGRLEHRPGAINNWIMVFDWNTGSFIYFEPVDRDPVAAMAAYVAKESQFLASDGYEVVMVGSSDPSMIRHTHSHYFGIENYENVLESLKDSIEGISKRLPIGIDALKVLQVLVRRKHWSRAKMVSRSTLKNHFCKSVQDFDSAVAWLSQAKLVETNGKNGLFLNIQQKSVIEAYL; encoded by the coding sequence TTGGCCACCGCAGAATCCGCGAGTTCTTCCGACGCTGGCGGGAGCGGCCTGCTCGGGGCCAACCGTTGGACGATGACAGGAAATGAACTGGTGGACGCTCGCGTGTGCAAGCGTGTGCAAGTGGTTGTGCAAGGTGAGGCGGCGGCCGTGCATCCCCATCCCATACCATGGATCATGATCCCATCAAAAAGTGCGATCGATCGTGCTGGTCGGGCCTTGGCAAAGGGATCGTTCGCGAGCGATGAGGATCGCGCACAGCACGAGGCGGTGCTCGACGCGTACAGACAAGCCCACCTCGAGCCGCTCACGAGCACCACTCTTCAACTCCAATCATGGATGAACGGATTTGGCGGACAGTACTACATTGCGCAGCGTCTGAAACGCAAGCCCCAGATCATTCGCAAGCTGCAGCGATTACCCGGTCGCCTTGTTCAGTTGCAGGATGTCGCTGGTGCCCGCATCGTGGTAAAGACCAACAAAGACGTTGATCGGCTTGCGAGTCATCTGAGGCAGAGTGTTGCACAGCAAACTCGTCTGACCATCGACGCCATCAACGACTATCGCACCAGTGGTCGGGAAGACAGTGGCTATCGTGCGCTTCACATTGTGTTTCTGGCTGACCAGAGAAGTGTCGAGCTTCAGCTTCGCAGCGAGGCACAGCACTACTGGGCAGAGCAGATTGAGCGAACGTCGGTGATCTACGGACACCACCTCAAGGAGCTTGAAGGTGACCGGTCTGTGCTCGACTATTTTCAAGTGTTGTCAGACGTGTTTCATGATCTCGAATCCGGTAGAGAGCCGTCCATAACACGGAAGATCGAGCTCGATGACGCCCGCTCCGCTGCGGAAGCGGTCATTCGCAGATCTGATCGGAGGCAAGTCTTTGACAGCGCTGTGAGTGAGGGCGTCGTGAAGGCCATGATCGGTCGCCTGGAGCATCGCCCGGGAGCGATCAACAACTGGATCATGGTGTTCGACTGGAACACTGGCTCCTTCATCTACTTCGAGCCGGTCGACCGCGATCCAGTTGCTGCGATGGCCGCTTACGTCGCAAAGGAATCGCAGTTCTTGGCTTCTGACGGCTACGAGGTGGTCATGGTTGGATCGTCTGACCCGAGCATGATTCGACACACGCACAGTCACTACTTTGGCATCGAGAACTACGAGAATGTGCTGGAGTCTCTCAAGGACTCTATCGAGGGGATCTCCAAACGACTGCCGATCGGGATTGATGCACTGAAGGTACTTCAAGTGCTGGTTCGGCGAAAGCACTGGAGCAGGGCCAAGATGGTTTCCCGCAGCACACTGAAGAACCACTTCTGCAAGTCGGTGCAGGACTTTGACAGTGCGGTCGCCTGGCTCTCGCAGGCGAAGCTCGTCGAAACCAACGGAAAGAACGGCCTATTCCTGAACATCCAACAGAAGTCCGTAATTGAGGCATATCTGTAG
- a CDS encoding tetratricopeptide repeat protein, with the protein MLAACLLGPLAAAAAWWTVERDRGAPARAAASGPDASDGTGVVAPDATKPRVLFLSPHPDHWVRGDPAEALRRINERFSRSEVARSIPWQNMMRGLVAEHVGQPETAIESYQVVVDRGKGRMRREGEIRLGRVLASTGRLDEAEVILRGVQRPGVDTVYDAAENYEWLLAMAVLEAQHGDANACEDYIHQAERVQPLEHHDQHRGWAEQLMVRVRLSVRDTLQGRGPQVNDGTGTIERPTRQ; encoded by the coding sequence GTGTTGGCCGCCTGTCTGCTCGGTCCGCTGGCAGCGGCGGCGGCGTGGTGGACGGTCGAGCGAGATCGCGGTGCGCCCGCGCGAGCCGCGGCGAGCGGGCCCGACGCGTCCGACGGCACGGGCGTGGTCGCTCCGGACGCAACGAAGCCCCGCGTGCTGTTCTTGTCGCCGCACCCGGATCATTGGGTGCGCGGAGATCCCGCGGAGGCGCTCCGCCGGATCAACGAGCGATTCTCGCGCTCGGAGGTCGCGCGGAGCATTCCATGGCAGAACATGATGCGAGGGCTCGTGGCCGAGCACGTCGGGCAGCCCGAGACGGCGATCGAGAGTTATCAGGTGGTGGTGGACCGGGGCAAAGGACGCATGCGGCGCGAGGGCGAGATCCGCCTGGGCCGGGTGCTGGCATCAACGGGCAGACTCGACGAGGCCGAGGTGATCCTGCGGGGCGTGCAGCGTCCGGGCGTGGACACGGTGTACGACGCGGCGGAGAACTATGAATGGCTGCTGGCGATGGCCGTACTGGAAGCACAGCACGGCGATGCGAACGCGTGCGAGGATTACATCCACCAGGCGGAGCGTGTGCAGCCGCTCGAACATCATGACCAGCACAGGGGCTGGGCGGAGCAGTTGATGGTGCGCGTCCGGCTCTCGGTGCGAGACACGCTTCAAGGGCGCGGGCCGCAGGTCAACGACGGGACCGGCACGATCGAGCGGCCGACGCGGCAATGA